The sequence GGCCGCACCCGCGGGACCGGACCCCATCGCCGTTGGCACGATGCCGCCCGCGATGCCGGTGGCGACGCAGAACAGGACGAACCGCGCGGGTCCGGTGCGGTCCTCGATGGCCGGGCCGAGCAGCCAGAAGAGGAGCCCGTTGGCCGCGAGCAGGGGCCAGGCACCGTGGCTCACGGTGGCCGCCGCGCCGACGAGGGGCGCCGGCAGCCGCGACGAGACGGCCGCGGACTCCGCGATGAGGGTCGTGACGAGGCTGGCGCTGATGAGGACGACGGTGACGACGGGGCGCGTCGGCGACGGCACGACGTCGCGGACCGGGATCATTGGCAGGAGTATAGCCCGGTTGGTAAACTCAAGCGCTCGCCGGGCGCTTCGCCTGGCCGGGATGCGATGATCTGTACACACTGCGGGACCGAGATCGCCGAGAAAGCCATCGTGTGCTACCGCTGCGGCACCGCCACGGCCGTGCCCCAGCGGCGTCCGGCACCCCGGCCGTCCGCGGGAGCGCGGGTCGTGCCCGCCCTCGCGCTCGTCGCCTTGCTCCTCGCGGCGTTGTTCATGGGGCAGGCGGCCTGGGGTGTCGATGTGCCCCCCGCGGTGCCGTACACCGTGGCGGCGATCGGCGTGGTCGTGCTCGTGTGGCGCAGCGT comes from Acidobacteriota bacterium and encodes:
- a CDS encoding zinc-ribbon domain-containing protein, with product MICTHCGTEIAEKAIVCYRCGTATAVPQRRPAPRPSAGARVVPALALVALLLAALFMGQAAWGVDVPPAVPYTVAAIGVVVLVWRSVLRRRR